Part of the Serinus canaria isolate serCan28SL12 chromosome 1, serCan2020, whole genome shotgun sequence genome is shown below.
TCCGGCCACGTATGCTGCGGGACGTATCTGTGATGGACATTAGGACTAAAATCCTGGGTTCTGAAATCAGCTTTCCTGTAGGAATTGCCCCTACAGGCTTCCACCAGCTAGCATGGCCTGATGGAGAGAAAAGCACAGCCAGAGGTACGCTTCTGCTCTGGTGCCATGTAGCTCCAAAAGGGGGTTGTAGAAAAGCCTCAAGAAGCTGTTAGGATGACTTGAAGTGTgactgagaaatattttcagtcttgAGGGGGCAAACTCCATTCCCACTTTCTGACACCCTGCATAGGAAGCTGTATAGAGGGTGCTCTTCTTCTCCAGCTACCAACATAAAAAATCATGGAGTGTGCTGCAAACTGAAGATGAGGGCAATGAACACGTTTCTGACTCATACCGAAAATGACATAAGTTTTTCAGTCCTGGGGGCTCTAGATGGGTTGTAAAAGTGGTGGATGGGACTCAGACTGTGAATTCCTTGTTATTGGTATAGAAATGTCTCCCTTGGGCAAAATATATCCCCTTTTCACAAATCCTCTGGAGAGTTTGGAGACCTGACCcctagaaatgttttttcttctgtgtacaCTAAGAGGACTCAGTCATAAAGATAaaattcatgcttttttttttttaaatgcagatgcAAAATGAAAGCACAGCTTGGTTAATTACCTctcccttttctgctttcttacCAAGGACTAACAAGAGTGCATGGTAAATGCAGTCATTGTTAATTCTGGGAAATAGCTGCCCTGTGCTTTGTAGGATTCACATGAAATTGGGAGTTGGGGCGGTCTCTGCAAAGAGTGCATGGTTTTGTATCTGATGTCTGATGGCAAGacccttgggatgcctttgtTTCTGACTCCTTCCCATTGCCCCCCAAGCGGCCAGAGCAATGGACACCTGCTACATTGCCAGCACCTACTCCACCTGCACGCTGGAGGAGATCTCCGCGGCTGCGCCCGGCGGCCTCCGCTGGTTCCAGCTCTACATCCACCGCAACAGGacagcttcccagcagctggtccGGCGGGCAGAGGCCTTGGGCTTCCAGGGCCTCGTCCTCACCGCAGATCTGCCCTACACAGGCAAGAGACGCGATGATGTCCGCAATGGTTTCCGCCTTCCTCCCCACATGAAAGTGAAGAACTTGGAAGGAGCCTTTGAGGTTTGTAAAATGAGCTTGTCCTTTCATTCGCTGCACTGGCATGTACCACATGAGAGAAAAACCACTGGGTAACTGCTGCCCTGGCATTTGCTGTACCAGGGTGTATCTTCTCCCCTGCTGGTTCTGCAGCATCCTGGCTTGacctcctgccaggctgggttCTGTCTTCAAAATCCCCACCCAGCTGCCTTAGAGACACTGATCTCCACCCCCATTGTAATTATTCTCCTCCAGAGACATGTGACATTTCTGGAGCTGATGAACGTCTGTTGGCAAGTTTGATTTATCTCTTCTAGGGCAAGGAAAGACACCAAGGGACCTGTGTATTGTTGCAGCCTGGAtgagttttccttttgctgtttcattGTGGCTGTAGGGAGATGACTGCTCTGAGTACGGACTGCCACCCAACAGCTTGGATCCTTCGGTCACCTGGAATGACATCTACTGGCTGCGGAGCCTGACACGCCTGCCCATCATCATCAAAGGCATCTTGACAAGAGAAGATGCAGAGTTGGCAGTGAAACATGGAGTTCAGGGAATTATTGTGTCCAACCATGGTGGAAGGCAACTGGATGAAGGACCTGCCACTGTAAGTGAGAATGGATGAAAATGGATGTCCCACATTTTCCCCGTTTATGGCCTGCACGTTTGCATTAACCTGGGTGTCTCTATGCCCAGGTCTGTGCGTACACTTCTGGTGGACTTGAGTTTGTCCAGTGGCCACGGATGTGTGCAGATAGACCTTAGCTTTAAACTGGTGAGATCCATGCCTTGGCATGGGGGCTAcccactgaaatatttcttcagcttcttgGGAGGGTTCTGTAAGTAGCACAGAACCCGCTTAAGTGCAGGTAAACTCCTGGCCTAAGTCAGGGAGAGTTCCTGCCTGTGTCTCCACGAGCTGGTGCAGCACTCTCAAACTCTTTGCGCactgcagcaaaaagaaaacaaagctctgGAACCAAAATTGTACAAATGAGAGCATAATGTATTCTCATTGTTCACATCTGTCAAAACATGCAAAACAATGCCGCTAGATTTAGTGAGAGGTCTGCTTGCGTATTTACAGGCTCAAGTCTAAACGGGAATTTATTGACTTACACGAGCCAGAAAAAGGATAACTTATCTGGAGAAAAATTCCCCTGCTTTTAAATTTGTACAAAGAAATCATGCATTGTTTGGACATGTGTGTATTTCACTGGCTTAATTTGGCTTCTGTCAGTTTTTCCAATTGCTCTTATTTTACAGTTCTGCATTGCACAGTATCTTACGAACTTTCTTTTCTcggttttcttttgttaaataaaaataggtACCAGGGAATTCTCTTCTATTCTGCGTCAAGGCTGACCATAACGActtaaaaaagtatttaataaaGTCAATGCTAAAGGCATAATAACAGAAATGGCATCCACATTTAACTGTTCTTCTACCTTAAAAGTTGTTTTACGCACACAGACAAGGCAGTAGATACTTAGTTGGGCTCTGCTATTTTTCTGCTGCCAAGCCTGGCTCTTGATGAGTTAGTCCTAGAAAATTTCAGCCAGAAggttttcagtttgaaattcaaaggaaaaaaaaaaggcaaaaaggtaTAAGACACTGCAGAAAAGAGCCTTTTGGGTTTGCTCTGAAGTGGAGTTAATTATGTCCACCGCCGTGTCCTGCCCCTGGCTGTAGTGCCTTTGGGGCCAGAGCCAGCATCTCTGCATGGTGCTGCCCTGCAATGACATCTGAGGCTTACCCCATGCTGAACTCTACAGAAAAGACCTCAGGGAATCAGGAGACTTAACCTGGAGGAAATGATTGACTGTACTACATAGCAAATGAAACCCTTCACAGATGCTTTAGAGGGAGGCACTCAACAAGTGGTCACCAGGATTAAGTTGAAATGTAAGCTTAGGTAGTTTGAGCAGTAGAAGTCTGACATCAGCCTTTCTTGCAAACAGCTGTATTATTCATCATTGTCtcaaataaaagtaaaacatTGATGACAGCAGTTCCCAttgaaatttatatttaaaatctttcatAAATCTAttgaaaatgttactttttcACTAATCAAAAGTGAGAGCAAAGAATATCAGTATAAGCAAAGCACTGGAAAATGGCATTAAGTATCTGGAAAGCAGAGTAAGGAGCTGCATGTTTGTtattctgcagctcctggtgctgagctATTTGTGAGGCATtgtcacatttcatttcaagaaGGTATCTTACTAaagccctgcatccctgcctgtcTCTTTGGAATATATCCTCCTTCTCTTGGAATCAAAAGCTGCCCTCAATATGAGACTGGCTTCTTCTTTGCAGATTGATGCTCTGGTTGAGGTTGTGGAGGCAGTACGAGGCAGAGTGGAAGTTTATGTAGATGGTGGGATTCGAAAAGGAAGCGACGTGTTAAaagctctggcactgggagcaaaATGCGTCTTTATTGGAAGACCAGCTTTGTGGGGCCTGGCTTACAAGGTGAGAAAGGAGCTCTGAGTCCATATGCCTGCTTCTCACACTCTCCAGCAGTCCTGCAACTGAAGTCACAGAGTTGTCACTGGtggagaatatattttttaattttattttgctgaatttgAAGTGGAATCACCCCGAATTGAATGAAACCCTGACATTTCCTCTGACTTAAAAACACCACTGAATTTGACAATTTCCTGGGATTTTGAACAATAGGATTTTGAAGGTGATAGCATTGTTTTGTGGGACCTGATGTCTTGTTGTTGCAATTTGGTGCTAAAATACTTTAGGACTCAGGATCATCAGTGCTTTTGAAAACTGGAGCTGGGCTTATTTGCCAGAAAGATTAGTCTGACAATTTTATTCGCTTTCAGCAAATATTTGGGAACAATACATGATTTTGGTAGAACAGTTTCACGGTGCTATGAATCCTtcaaaaatacataaagaaCTCCATCCCATGGATGGCTGAAACATTTTGGACCAGGATGGGCAAAACTGTGTCCTGGAGGTTTTCCACTGTGGCCTGGGTTTTCCACTGCTATTTCAGTTCAAGCTTTGCTGCTTCTCAACTCCAGGCATATTTCTATGATCCAGAGTCATGAATTAGGCCTCTGATGCAGGAGGTAAACATAAtacaattaaaatgaaaataatattattataccagttgggggttttttgctaattttttgctttttatactCTGGATGGAGTCATCCAAAACTTTTCTCTAGAGAAAAGATACTTTTTTGTATGGTCTAGACACATGTCCCTTCTTTTAAATGGCACTCTTGTCCAGTGGTGGGATTTTTGTGGATTCCAGTAGCAAGGGTTTGATCAAGAAATCACCTGaatctcctgaaaaaaaacctgtaagaGTTGGCAGTACTGTTTCTTTTGCCAGTAAATATTAACAAAGGGCCTAAGATGAAAAAAGTGTTCCTGTGAGCTGCCTGCACTTTCTCCACAATGGAAACAGAAAggagatgggattttggggagttcagctgtgctttggtgTTGTATTCCATAGATTATTCCTAAAGATGTATCTCAGTGGCATTACCAAAGCAGACAACAGAGGAAGGGCATAAACAAGTGTTAGCACTGACTGCACCCTAAGTATCCATTATTGCaagacataaaaagaaaatttaagagaaaaaaaaatcctcgAGTATTTTATAGGAAGATCAAAATCTTCTATACATTTTATTGGCTTTTGAGCTTCTTGGTGTCACTtacacagaggaaaacacatagtctattatttttaaagattcagTCCAGTATTTGAGTAAAGTACAGTTTCTGGAGTGATAACATATATAAAACTCTCATTACTTTGTTAAAACCTGTCAGCATTGTAAGGCTTGACATTTTAAATAGCAAGCCCATTGGTGGGGGAaaactgaaagctgaaaaaaagaacCGACTACAAAATGTCAGAAGTGAaaaacagctttgttttctttccctgttcaGATGTAtcccaaaaggaaaagcatctAAATTAATCTGTGGTGAACTGAGCACATCCATCATATCATTTTAATCATTCATCTGCATGAGAGACTGGAATTGGCACGGTCTTAAGGGACTATCCCAGCTCTCAGGGTGCAggcatcctgcagccctgctctgtgccagcgCTGCTTTTACCCTGACTGCTTTCTCTGTTGGTTGGTGCAGGGTAAAGAAGGTCTTCAGGATGTCTTGAGAATCCTTCAGGATGAGTTTCGCTTGTCTATGGCCCTAGCTGGTAAGTATTTTGTTTGGGATGGGTGTTACAGATGTTTCTGGTTGCAAGCCCTATAAAATCAGGAGTGTGATGGACAGGTGACAATCAGGGAATCCACAGGAGCTGTGATGGTTCTAGCTGCTGTACTTGAGGTTCTCTGCTTCCTGTGAAACCACTTGGCATTCCAGGTGTGAAGTTTGCATAGAGAGAGTAGGTTAGAGCAGCTTTATGACCCAAGTAAAGAGAGGCAAAACTGCAAAGTACAGCCAAGCAAAACTTGGAATTTCTGTTCTTCAGGGAATGACAGCatctgtttttcagtatttagtGTTTATCAAGGTAAAATGCAACTGATCTTTTTTCTGCATGAAGAGTTCATTAAAAATGGATGcagaatttttctctgtgttagAGAATACGGTCTGTAGGTGATTACACATGTTTTAAAAGCTTCTGTGTCTCCTCCCTTTACACTCTGTTTTTCtcactcctgctcccagctgtagCTGCCCTGTTTGAGCCTCTCACCAAACAGTAAATTTGCAGAGCACAGTGCAAGCTCCAGTTTTACTCTTGAACAAGATGGTTATGGCACTGGAAcaagctccccagggcagtggtcaaAGCATCAAGGCTGACAGAATtccagaagcatttggacaatgctctcaggcacatggtgttATTGGGGTGTCCtttgcagggccaggagttggacaggataatccttgtgggtcccttccagtgCAGGATATTCTATACATTATGCCATGTAGAACTCAAGTGGGTAGCAACACTGACTGGGACACTGGAGCCGAAATCCCTCTGGCCATAGCGTGGGTTTATGGGTTACTTTTTCAACCAGTAAAGattcctgggttttttccccagcagacTTTTACAGTTCTTTTCATGTAAAAAGGCACAGGATTCAGCAAGGTTGGGATCCTTTTGCTGATGCTGTGAAATTCATTGAATGATACAAtcttttaggttggaaaattcatttttagatcatcaagtccaactgttaacccaaCACCGCCAATTCCACCATGAAACCATGTTCCTTAGTGCCATATCTATGTGTCTTTTAAACACTTTCAGAActggtgactcaaccacttccttGGCAGCCTATTCCAGTGCTCGATAAtaatttctgtgaagaaatttttcctaatatccaatctaaacctctcctgaacAGAAGAttcaaggtgcagcctcaccagtgcccagtcCATGGGGACAATCACTggcctggtcctgctgcccacaccatTGCTGGCAAAGGCCAGGATATCCACCTGGGtacacagctggctcatgttcagccagctgtCAACCATCACCCCTGTTCCACCCATTTTTGTCCAAATTAAATGGCAATGCAAATCTTCACCTCTGGCCTTTTGGCACACAGCAACCCctgtcttttctctgtgtttttctgctgtctttaCTGGATCAGATTGCACCCTTCTCAGCTtgttataaaaacattttttttccatgtttctgaCTCTTCTTATGGGGGGACTCCAGTGCTGAACCTCGATGCTGAAGATGCTGCTGAGGAGTGGAGATTTTGAAGTACAAACCTATTCCAACCTGGCTTGTACAAGACTGGGGTTCAGAGCAGAGAGGCTTCCAAACTTCATGCACAGACCTTTCTCTCTCACCAGTGTTTCATTTATTGCAGGCTGTGCCAGCGTCTCAGAGATTGGCCAGCACCTGGTTCAGTTCTCAAGGCTGTGATCAGCCTCCTGCCATGCCCACCAGACAGAGGCAGCTGAAGCCAAGGTCCCAGCCAGACTGAAGATGAAAAAGGAGGTGCAATAAGTATCTGATAAGGCCTTCTGGAAACTTCTGAAGAGATTAGGAAAGGCTCTGTGTTAGCAAAGGTTGCTCTCTGCTTTTATTGAATGAATTCCATAACAGTTTGGGTAATTGTTACTTGTCTAcatgaattttctttaaactgGCTGTTCCACGGCATTACCTATGTTGGGTCTTCCTCCAAAGTTCCGCTACACCAGAGAGCCAGACATGGAAAACCCTGTGCCTTGCTTTTTCCATTAGTCATGCCAAGTCTCACTGCAACCCAATCCCCACACCTCTCCTTCTCAGGCACAGTAAGTGTTGTGGCTGCTATCTTCCACAGACTTGGCTTTTCCTGGATGTATTCATAAAAGATATAGAAATTAGATGAATCAACTACCAGGCACCTCAGCTGCCCTTTGCAAGTGGGGGCAGTCCTTGCCCACTGCTTCTAAATgcaaagcagggcaggggtggagcaGGGTACCACTGGTGGGGAAGGAGCCAGCTCCTTTTTCCAGCAGTGCAGcccccctgcctccccctgctTTGGAGCCAGCAGATACCCTGATACCCATTTCCCTGGCACGTGCAGCCATGCTACCAAAAGGTGACCTTTTGCATAAAGCCCTCTTTAAATCAGCCCAAagaaggcagaaggaagaagCTAACCCTGTTGGTTCGCTCTGTTTAGGCTTTAGTTTCTCTCAGAGATAACAGTGTCTGCAGTGCCCTTCCAGAGACCTTCACATGGAGgccttcctctctgctccagtAACAATAAACCTTGTCAGCAGACTGACAGCCTGGCAGATAAGACTTGGGAATTACAGCACATCACACACTTTGATGGATTTCAAGGATGTACAGGAAGAGAATGAGACAACTGGGAGTGCTCAGTCCTGCAAAGGTTAAAGCAGGGGGAGGGGGGATCACATCACTGACTTTTACTACTCGTTTGGAGAAGATCCAGGCCAAATCCTTGGATATGTGCAGTAAAAGGGTGAAAGGCAATGGGCACAAGTTGCAATGAGGAAAATTCCAGGCAGAAATcagtggggggaaaaagccaCCATGAGGGCAGTCAGACACTGCAGCACGGGGTTTGTGAAACCTTCATTGTCAGAGATATTCACAGCTTGCTGGGCAAGGtccagagcagcctctctgATGCTGCTGTGAGAAGAGGTTGGCACAGAGATCTCCCGAGGCTGCCTTTAATCTGAATTGTAGGAGgatgtcacagaatcattaaataAGAGCTGCACATGAGATCTGTACCCTGCCATGCCACTGGGCTGCCACGACCAActacctggagctgcagaggcagcacctgTATCTCCGTGAAAGGCTGCAAGAAAGCATTTTCTGAGTGAAAAACAAAGATATTTGGTGAGTGAACTTAAAATGAGAGGTCACAGGGCTCAATCAGTATAAGAATCTATTTAACAAGCCCCGTTTTTCCAAGACATTGAAAGTTTTCTGTGAGCTGGGTTAGGCTTAAGCCAATGCATACCAAAGTTTCGTGCCCCATTGTCTGCACCCAGTTCTGCTTTATGTACTTGATGTCTGATACACATTCAGGCAAGGTTAAATCTTACCAAAAAACTGtccttacaaaaaaaaaaaaaaaaaaaaaagattgtaaACATGCAGCTTAAGGACTAATCaagccctgctgcttcccagcatccctggaggATGGGACAGAGAATCAGCCTACTTACAAGGGTAGTTTATCTACAAAATGGATCCaaacataaacatttttctttggcaTATGATGCAAATTTCTCCAGCCTTTAAATATCTGAGTCACTCATCAATTTCACCTGAGGAAATAGAGTTCTTCCTAAAactaaagggaaaagaagactAAATGTTTGTTTCTAGATAATTGCCCAGATCATGTGCTGTCTAATATGGCAAAGACTACTGCAAGAAGCCTTTTTGATCTTGGAGATTATGTCAGAAATGTTTACAATCACCTTCTCCTTTCTACTGGAAGAACTCTGGAATTACTGAAATAGGAGATATTTTCTTTGTCAGGTTTGAAGACACAGAAACACTGAGGCCTCTTAAGGTGGTTTTCTTCATACCATGATAAAAGTGTCTTACAACTCTTCTCCACTACGAGAAGCCGTGTTTATACAGAGTCCAATACAGAACAGTTGTCCACAagttaattatttaaatattttcccccTCCTGTCAGTATATAACTAGAAGAGAGGGAAATGTTTCCAGGAGGGAACAGTGCCTCCCACGCTGAAGGGCAGAAGTTTTCCTTGAGTAAATCTACATTTCAAAGTCCAGCCTCtctcccagagccaccagcatGCCAGCTTACAGGCATACAGTGGTAGAGAAACACATAAGTTTTTCATGTGAGAGGAAGCAtggaattgtgtgtgtgtgtgtgtgtgtgtgtgttttggtcACAACTACTCTATATTTAGAAATCAAATGGTCTAGCTAAATAATGAGTatgcttttgctgcttttgcttttccctgcttcAGTTCTCACAGGTCTGGGCAACAGGCCAGACTTCCCTTTCCTGAATTAAAATTCTTTCTGGACAAATAGAtctgttatttctttcttacttCTGGATACCCTGATTGATAGTAAAATCAGTTCACCTGATTCCTTAATTAAACAGTATTGCCCTCTGTAAAAGTACATTTTATGCCATAAAACATTCATGCCCTGGAATGTTATTGCATAGAACCATTCCAGTACCATGAtacaattttttcctaatgctgctgggaattttcccttccctttttctctttgtgtcttCTCATCTCCACTGCAGTCCCTCCCAATCCATTTTTCCCCTTGTGACAAGTCTAGGAAGATACATCTAACACCAATCATTGCCCCAGAGTATCTGTCACAAGGGGCACCAGtaaaagcagaggagcagctattcctgggccaggctggaatGGGACATGGTGCATGGCACATATACTAAGCTGTTCACTTAGTCCATGTGTAGCATTCCTCCAACACTCATCAAAATGTACAAGCTCTGATTTTCTAAAATGATGCTCTTAGTAATGCAGTCCATTCTGCAGCAAAATACCAGATTGTGGTGGCTTCATTTTACAATGAAGTCAGAGAGAAGGAAGACATCAACATAGTTACAAATGTCTATGCCTTGACACAGCTTGGTAAACTTTTCAAAATTCTGCTCAGTTATGTTTTCACCTGCAAGTCCCCTACCTGTGCAATAACTCTGAATTTCATCGAGTTGTTCCTGGTGGTCGGGGGTCTGGTGGACTTTGGCCTTGCTGCTCACTGTCTCCGTTCTGGGGTGTGCAGCCCATTCCAGCATCTGCCTCCCTGTCCTTTGGGGAACACCAGAGCCTCTCTtgtctgcaggaggagctgacaTGGcactcagcagccccagcagcgaTGTCAACACGAAACAAGAGGTGAAAATGTTGTCTCTAGGTGGGACTGCAGGAAGGACCAGTAGGTCTGAGCTGGAGTTGAGCAAATTGCTGCTGTCTGACCACTGACATTCACACACAGCAGTTCAGGGGAAGGCTGCTAGGCAGTGATGTATAAAACTCCCTCAAACTAAGCCAAGCATTTGTCTGAGTAGCACCTGAGAggacaaagcacagcagcagtaaATCTCCCTGCAGTCCCCTATGAAACACACATATTCTCATGTAAGCACATAATGCTGAGCTTGGTCCTTCTGACAGGCAGTCCTGGTGCACAAGAGTGTTTTGTATCCTAAGAGGCTCTGTGGTGTTGTGTGGTTTGGTAATACCtcttcaaagcattttatttcctttttgaaagagaaaaggaagccCTGTTACAGAGAATGCCACTTGGAGCAGCAGTATTTGGCCAGTTATTCTTCCTTGCAAAGTgcacaaaattaatttgcagCAGCTTCTGATAAGAATATACAATGTCAAGGTCCTGAATGTGAAAAGCCAAGGAAAGAAGCACTGATaacaaattttttaaagctctgttGGGGTAAGTAACAGATTTTCAAGGACTCTGGGATTGAGACATTTGCCAAAACTTTGTAATCTGTGTCAGCTAAAAGCCTTTATCCTCCAACAGAAGTGGTTTTGCTTCTCTCCTGTAACTTGCAAGCCTAGTTTTGCTCTAAAAAAGTAACAGTGTGGGGATACTTCTACAGCTTTTCTCCAGAACTCTCTTTAATGAGTGAACAAAACCCATGATAGAATAAAAAGAGGAGCTTA
Proteins encoded:
- the HAO2 gene encoding 2-Hydroxyacid oxidase 2 isoform X1, whose translation is MAMVCLSDFEAYAKKYLPKIAWDYFAAGADDCTTRDENILAYKRIRFRPRMLRDVSVMDIRTKILGSEISFPVGIAPTGFHQLAWPDGEKSTARAARAMDTCYIASTYSTCTLEEISAAAPGGLRWFQLYIHRNRTASQQLVRRAEALGFQGLVLTADLPYTGKRRDDVRNGFRLPPHMKVKNLEGAFEGDDCSEYGLPPNSLDPSVTWNDIYWLRSLTRLPIIIKGILTREDAELAVKHGVQGIIVSNHGGRQLDEGPATIDALVEVVEAVRGRVEVYVDGGIRKGSDVLKALALGAKCVFIGRPALWGLAYKGKEGLQDVLRILQDEFRLSMALAGCASVSEIGQHLVQFSRL
- the HAO2 gene encoding 2-Hydroxyacid oxidase 2 isoform X2 is translated as MAMVCLSDFEAYAKKYLPKIAWDYFAAGADDCTTRDENILAYKRIRFRPRMLRDVSVMDIRTKILGSEISFPVGIAPTGFHQLAWPDGEKSTARGKRRDDVRNGFRLPPHMKVKNLEGAFEGDDCSEYGLPPNSLDPSVTWNDIYWLRSLTRLPIIIKGILTREDAELAVKHGVQGIIVSNHGGRQLDEGPATIDALVEVVEAVRGRVEVYVDGGIRKGSDVLKALALGAKCVFIGRPALWGLAYKGKEGLQDVLRILQDEFRLSMALAGCASVSEIGQHLVQFSRL